The Deltaproteobacteria bacterium HGW-Deltaproteobacteria-18 nucleotide sequence TTTATTGGTATCTGGCCCCCTGGCTTGGGCTGCCTGGATTATTTTTGTTCTTGGATCAATATACAAAATCTGGTCGACACTGAATACAGCGAAAAAGAAAGATCAGGTTTTACTTAACTATATCTCATTCAAATACGGATTGAGATCCATCATCAACTGGTCAATTCCTTTCAATACGGTCAATATGAGGTTGAACCCCATTTTTACCGGAGTGGCATTTTTCTTCCACATTGCTTTTTTTGTGTTGCTCATATTTGTTTCCGCGCATCAAATCATGATCGAGGAAGGATTCGGTATCGGCTGGTTCACCATTCCTGATTTTGTGGCCGACATTCTGGCCTTTGCGGTCATTGGCGCGTGCATCTTCTTTGCCGTGCGTCGGGTCATTCGTCCCGAAGTGAGCTATGTCACCGATTGGACGGACTTTGCCCTGCTCGCCCTTGTGGCGGCGCCCTTTGTGACGGGATTTTTGGCCTACCATCAGCTTGGTAATTACATGCTCATGGTCGTGCTGCACATGGTTTCGGCAGAGCTTCTGCTTGTGGCCATTCCCTTCACGCGTCTCAGTCATATGCTGCTGGCTCCTTTGACCAGAGCGTATATCGGGTCTGAATTCGGCATGGTGCGCCACGTCAAGGATTGGTAAAAAGAGGAGAACGCTATGAAAGAACGCGTCTGGATAAAAGACGAAGGTGTTGAACGGGGGGCTGAGAAGCTGACCCCGGAGAAGATCGAGAAGACGATCAACGCGGTGCTTGGGAACGAAGCCGGTGCGCGAATGAAAGCATATGTCGAGACATGCGCGCACTGCGGGCTCTGTTCCGAGGCCTGCCATTTCTTTCTTTCCCGCGACCGCGACCCGCGCTTTTCCCCCGTGGGCAAGGTCAAACAGACCATCTGGGAAATGCTTGACAAGAAGGGCAAGGTTTCCGTTGAATTCATGAAGCAGGCCACTCAGATAGCGCAGACTGAATGCAATTTGTGCAGAAGATGCGTGCAGTATTGTCCTTTTGGAATAGATATTGGCTATATGATGACTATGGTGCGTCGTATTGTGCACAAGCTGGAACTTACTCCTTTATATATCCAAGATACTGCACATTCTCACTCCGCGACCATGAATCAGATGTGGGTCAAGGATGACGAGTGGATCGACGCCCTGATCTGGCAGGAAGACGAATTGCGGGAGGAATTGCCGAGCGCCCGCATCCCGCTGGAAAAGGAAGGCGCCGAGATCATGTACTCCGTCATCGGACCGGAACCCAAGTTCCGCACCCAGCTTATCTACCAGGCTGCGGCTATTCTGAACGAATCGGGGTGCGATTGGACCATGCCAGCCACTCCTGGCTGGGACAACTCGGATATGGCCATGTTTACCGGAGACTCGGAAATGATGGCTCGTCTGAAAAGGACGCATTTCGAGACTGCGGCGCGACTCAGGGTCAAAAAGATCGTCATGGGAGAATGCGGTCATGCATTCCGGTCGGTTTACGATACAGGCAACCGTGTTCTGGGATGGCAGATGCCGCCCATCCCGGTTGTCCATGCCCTTGAGTTTTATTGGGATTTGCTTAATGCAGGCAAAATCAAGGTTGCCAGGCAGATAGAAGAGCCGGTGACGTTTCATGATCCGTGCAACGTGGTGCGTGGGCGAGGTCTTCATGAAAAAGCCAGGGAAGTTGTACGCGCTTTCTGTCCAAACCTGGTAGAGATGCACCCCAACAGAGAACACAATATCTGCTGCGCGGCTGGCGGAGGAGTTATCAATTGTGGTCCGCCTTTCAAGAACTCTCGCGTCGAAAGCAACAGTATCAAGGCTGAGCAGCTCAAAGCCACTGGGGTCCGACTTTGCATAGCTCCATGCCACAACTGTCACGGCGGACTTGAAGACATTATCCATAAATACAAGCTCGGCATGGAGCTCAAGTTCCTAGGGGAAATTATCTATGATTGCATGGAAAAACCAAATGCTGTCTAGGGGTGAGCAATGAGACATATACTATACAGATACTTCATTTTCTGCTCTGTCGTGCTCTGCGTCACGTTTTGCAGTATTTCGGCTTTTTCTCAGGACGACACCTACTTGAAGGTCGACGCCTTTGGAAAAATGGAACGTCCGGTCAGCGCATTTGATCATGATGACCACAATGACAAGGCTGCTCTGGAAGATTGTTCAGTGTGCCATCATGTTTACGAAGATGGAAAACTCGTCGAGGGCGAGAGTTCCGAGGACCAGGGTTGCGCCGACTGCCATACGCTCAAGGCGCAAGGCAGCCAGCCAGGACTCATGATGGCCTACCACAAACAGTGTAAGAGCTGTCATATCGAATCCAAAAAGGGTCCAGTCGCTTGTGGCGAATGTCATGTAAAAAAATAACAGGTTCTATATTTAATTGCCTGTACCGGCCTTCGCTTGAAGGCCGGTTTTTTTTGAGAAAATTTCATTTTTTTTGGCTTATCCGCCTTGCGCTGTTGGGCTCACAACATTTTGCAGCAAATCAAATATTCTTTAATATTTATATAAAAAACAGATTGTTGCGTAGTGCTATCTCTTTGCTCCGGGCCGTGAAATTTTGGGTTTTCGTAATTCCAAGTGATTGTGAAAAAAGGGATTAGCTATTGACGACATTGCCGTAATTCTATACCTCCTAGGTCGGAATAAATCATACCGGAATAGTCTGCTTAATCTCAATTTTTTTGGGGGAGTTTAGGAACGGGCGCACACGGTCTGATTTTTTTCCGTTTCAAGGAAGGTGCTGGGGGGACGGCCTCCGGGCTTTGGAGGTTTCCGGAATTTTCCGGAGCGGATTTCAACAAAGGAATTTTCACATGGAGAAGGGAAGACCAATGCTGCGATGGGTTGGAATCCTGTGCGTAAGCATGGCTGTGGCTGGATTCGGTCTGAACGCTCTTGGGGGAAAACAGGAATCGGTCGAAACGAAATTAATGGGCGCGGATCTGATTTCCATCGACACGCTCAAGAAGTTCGGCGATATCGATTATCCTGTGGTCCGGTTTGAGCACGACAAGCACACCAAGGCTGTGGAGGGTAAGTGCGAATCCTGCCATACAGTGACCGGCAACACGGTCACGGCCAAGTTCAAGCGTCAGGAAGATACGAATGCCGCGGAAATCAAGGCCATTTATCACGACAACTGCATCAAGTGTCATGAGGACACGACCAAGGCCGGCAAGAAAAGCGGTCCAGGCAGCGAACAGTGCCGGACCTGCCACGCAGGGCCTGCGGAGTCGCCACGGACTTTGATCTCGTTTGATAAATCCCTTCATTACCGCCACTCGTCCTCAAAGATGGTTCTTCCTGCCCCGGGGCAGAAGGAGAACTGCTCCAAATGCCATTCCCAGGACAAGCCCGAAGAGCGTAATCTCGCTTTTGCCGAGAACAAGGATCAGGCCCATGAAAAATGCCTGTCCTGCCATATGGAAATCGGCAAGGCTCAGCAGCCTACCGGGCCTGTGGAGTGCGCCGGCTGTCATGACGCCGGTGTTCGTGCCGGATTCAAGAAGGTCGCGGATGTGCCAAGGCTTGAAGCCGGCCAATCCGACTACGCGCTGCTCATGGCCGCCACGGCCAAGGCCGGAACCGAGCCCAAACTGGTCAGTACCGTGCCCTTCAATCACAAGTTGCACGAAGAAAAGAACGAGAACTGCTCGGTCTGTCACCACAACGCTTCCTCCAAGGGTGTGATCCCCTGTTCGCAGTGCCATACTTCGCTGGGCAAGGAAGAGGGCGGATTCATAACTACCGATCAGGCCATGCATCGCGTGACCGCGCAGGCCAGTTGCGTGGGTTGTCATACCCAGGCCCAGGCCAAGCCGGAGTGCTCCGGATGCCATACTTTCATGGGTAGAACCGGTCAGGGCACCGAGGCCAGCTGCGCCAAGTGTCATGTCGAGATCAATGCCGGAGCGGAACTGCTCGAGAGCAAGACTGCCCGGAACAACACCGCTGCGATGCTCATGAACTCCCGCGTCAAGACCGATCCTGAAATCAAGGTGAACGAGATTCCCGAGATCGTGGAGATCGGCGTGCTCGCCAATGAATACCAGCCCGGCAAGTTTCCGCATCGCAAGATCGTGCAGAAGATCATGGACGGCATGAAGGATAGCTCCATGGCGGCTTATTTCCATTCCAGCCCCAACGCGGTCTGTTCCGGTTGTCACCACAACAGCCCTGCGTCCGCAAATCCTCCCAAGTGTGCCAGCTGTCACGGCAAGGTCGCGGATTGGAAGGATGGCGCCAAGCCTGACCTGAAGACCGCTTACCATCAGCAATGCATCGGTTGTCATAGCGAAATGGGCATCCAGAAGCCGGCGGCCACTGCCTGCGCGGAATGTCATGCCGTAAAGCAATAACCTGCCCGGAAGGTCGCAATAACGAGGAGCTACTATGAAACGCAGAAAATTCATTGGCATGCTGGCTGGCGCAGGAGCCTGTTTGGCGGCGTCTTCGGCCACAGCCGGTGGAACACATCATTTTAAGGGATATCCCGAAAGCTTCGGGGTGCTGTTCGACAGCACCAAGTGCATCGGCTGCAGAAAATGCGAAGCCGCATGCAACAAGGTCAACGAACTGCCCGCACAGCCGGTCCCCTTCGACGATTTGACTGTAATGGACAAGAAACGGCGTACGCACCACGACACCTTCACCGTGGTCAACAAGTACGAAATCGGCAACAAGCCGGTATATCGCAAGCAGCAGTGCAATCATTGTCTTGAGCCTGCCTGCGCCTCGGCCTGTTTTGTCGGCGCCTTCGTCAAGGACAAGACCGGCGCGGTGCGTCACGACGAATCCAAGTGTGTGGGTTGTCGTTACTGCATGATCGCCTGTCCCTTCGAGGTTCCGACCTACGAATACCACGATCCGATCACCCCCCGTGTGCGCAAGTGCACCATGTGCCAGCCCCGGATTGAAGAGGGAAAGCTTCCGGGTTGCGTCGAAGACTGCCCCAAGGGAGCCCTGGTCTTCGGGCGTCGCGAGGATCTGCTGAACATCGCCCGGGAACGTATCCGCAAGCATCCGAACATTTACATTGATCACATCTACGGTGAACGTGAAATGGGCGGAACAAGCTGGATGTATATCTCCGCCGTGCCGTTCGAGAAAATCGGCATGCGTGAGGATCTGGGCATCACTCCTGCCCCGGAATTCACTTCCGGCGCATTGTCCGTCGTTCCGGCCATCGTGGGCCTGTGGCCCATGTTTTTGACCGGAGCTTACGCCCTGACCAAACGCCGGGAGAAGATTGCCGAGGAAGAGCAGCACCATGCCGTGGCCGAGGCCGTGGCTGACGCGCAGGCCGAAGCGGCGAAGAAGACGAAAGCGGCCATGGACAAGGCGGAACGCGATAAGCAGGCTGCCATTGATCGAGAAGTGAAAAAAGCGCTCAAGGAAGCGGAAGAAGCCCGGCTAAAGGCCGAAACTCCCGCTGATCCGAGTGAGCAATAAGGAGGAGTGTTGATGTCTCACCACACCACACCAAGCAAGACATTCTGGACTCCGGCGAATATTCTGACTGCCGTCATCCTGGTCATCGGGCTGGTTTTGACCGTGAAGCGATTCACCATGGGCATCGGGTCGGTGACCAACCTGAGCGACGACAATCCCTGGGGTATCTGGATCGGCTTCGACCTGCTCTGCGGCGTCGCCCTGGCCGCCGGCGGATACACGACCTCCGCAGCCGTGTACCTGTTCGGCATGAAAAAATATCATTCTGCGGTGCGTCCGGCAATTACCACCGCATTTCTGGGCTACGCATTCGTCGTCTTTGCCCTGCTCTACGACCTGGGCCGCTATTACCGGCTGCCCTATCCGCTGACTATCTATCCCGGCCCCACCTCCTTTCTTTTCGAAGTAGGTTTGTGTGTGGCCCTGTATCTGACCGTTCTCGCCATCGAATTCTCGCCCGCGCTGTGGGAAACCCTGCGCTGGAAGAAGCTTCGGTTCTGGGCGCATAGCCTGACCCTGGTGCTGACCATCTTCGGCGTTGTCCTGTCCACCCTGCACCAGTCTTCGCTGGGCGGCCTGTACATGCTCGCGCCTTCGAAGCTGCACCCGCTGTGGTACTCGCCCTATCTGGCGCTCTTCTTTTTCATTTCAAGCATTCCAGCTGGTCTTTCAATGGTCATTTTCGAAGGGGGCCTGTCGCACAAGTTTCTGCATCACAAGATGGATGAGACTCACATACAGGAAGCTCCCGGCGTGACTCTGGGTTTCTCCAAGGCTGCGGCAGTGGTTCTTTTTACCTATTTCAATCTGAAGTGGATCGGCGTGGCTCTGGACAATAACTGGCACCATCTCACGACGGGCTGGGGCGCCTGGTTTCTGGTTGAAATGCTCGGTTTCGTGCTCGTGCCTTGCCTGATGTATGCAATGGCTGCCCGCGAAAAAAATCAGAAGCTGGCCTTTTATGCATCCATCGTCACCGTGCTGGGAATCGTGCTCAACAGGCTCAATATCTCGCTGGTGGCCTTCAACTGGCAACTCCCGGCCGAAGTCCGTTATTTTCCTTCCTGGGAAGAGATCATGATCACCGTATTCATCGTCACCCTTGAAATCACCGTGTTGCGGATCTGCCTGAACAAGCTGCCGATCCTGCATGAACACCCTGAATTCAAGGGCGCGCACTAAAGGAGGCTGAAAGATGGAATTCATGACCTATCATGACTTCATGTTCTGGACCAAGGGCATGGCCTATGTCGGCATGGGCATTGGTCTGGTGGCATTCGTGGCCTTCTGGCTGTTCGTGTCCGAAAGGGACGTGGACAAGTTCGCTGACACGGAAGAAGAATAGGCTCGGTCCTTATCCGACCAATGAAGGAGTAATCTATGTATGAGATATTGACTGGCCCGCTGCTCTGGCTTGCCTTTGCGGTATTCTTTTTCGGCCTGGCCGCCCGGGTGGTGATGTATTTCATGGGTCTCGACTGGAGACTGGACCGTGTGGCCTACAAGCCGCACATGGGCTACGGCCTGAAGGGTGCCTTCAGGTCCGTTTATCGCTGGCTGCTGCCCTTCGGGACTTACAGCTGGCGGGCCAAGCCCATTTTCACGGTCATGTTTTTCGCATTTCACATCGGGCTCGTGATCGTGCCCCTGTTCCTGGAAGGGCACGCGGTCATGATCAGGAGCGGTCTTGGAATCGATTGGCCGGCCATGCCGCAGCTGCTCGCTGACGTTCTGGCCATAGCAGCCTTTCTGGCCGGCCTTGGCATTGCGGTTCGCCGTCTGCTTCTGCCTGAAGTGCGCATCCTGACCGACATCAAGGATGTCATGCTGCTGGTGCTGATTCTGACCCTGCTGGGCTCCGGCATCATCGCCACCTATCATACCGCCAACTATTCGTTCTGGATCACCCTGCACGTACTGTGCGGCGTGATTGTGCTGCTCGCAGCCCCTTTCACCAAGCTGTCTCATATTGCGCTGTTTTTCTGCACGCGCATTCAGATCGGCATGGATTTCGGGATCAAGCGCGGCGGAATGAAGTCCAATTTTGACTGGTAAGCCAAGAGGAACACGATATGCCCGAAGGTACAATTTGTAATAAGAGACCCGTTGCCACCCGGGAGGACCTCGATGCCCTCTTGGCCGACAGCAACGGAAAGAAATACTACGCGGAAATGGAAGAACTGGATGTAGATGCCGAGAAGCTCTGGGCAACCATCCAGAAAACAATGAAATCAAGAACCAAGACCTGGCTTGATATCTGCGCCCATTGCGGACTCTGTGCCGACAGCTGCTTTCTGTACAGCGTAAACGGCCGCGATCCCAAGCAGGTTCCCTCGTACAAGATCCAGTCCACGCTTGGTGAAATCGTCAAGAAGAAGGGCAATGTGACCAACGAATTCATGCGCATGTGCATGGATACGGCCTGGTCCAAGTGCACCTGCTGCAACCGTTGCGGATCCTTTTGTCCCTACGGCATCGACATGGGCGTCATGTTCGGCTATCTGCGCGGATTGCTGCATTCCCAGGGTTTCGTGCCGTGGGAACTCAAGATTGGTTCCGGCATGCACCGTCTCTTCCGCGCGCAGATGGACGTCACCGTTGAGGAGTTCGTGGACACCTGCGAATGGATGGTTGACGAAGCGCTGGAGGAATGGCCTTGCCTGGAAATTCCGGTGGACAAGGAAGATGCCGACATTGTCTATATGATCAACGCCCGCGAGGCCAAGCATTACCCTGAAGACATCGTCGAGGCGGCCATCCTGTTCCACGTCGCCGGTGAGAACTGGACCATGCCCTCCGAAGGCTGGGAAATGACCAGTCTCTCCATGTTCGCCGGTGACTGGGAAGCCTGCAAGATGCAGGTTGAAACCGTGTACGGAGCCATGGAGCGTCTGCGCCCCAAACGCATGGTCGCCACGGAATGCGGTCACGCCTACCGTGCCACGGTCATCGAAGGTCCGTACTGGGCCGGTCGGCCCGATGGACAGCCTCCTGTGGAATGTCTGCACTACGTGGAATGGGTGGCCGAAGCCCTGGAAACAGGCAAACTGAAGATTGATCCGGCCAAGAGAATCAAGGAACCGGTCACGCTGCAGGATTCCTGCAACTATGTGCGTAATGCCGGGCTGCGTGACTGCGGTCGAATCATCATGAAACATATTGCGGAAGACTTCCGTGAGATGGCTCCCAACAAGGAACACAACTATTGTTGTGGCGGTGGTGGCGGATTTAATGGTATCGGACGTTATCGTAAACAGCGCAACGTCGCGCTGAAGATGAAGCGTGAGCAGATTCTGGCTACAGGTGCGAAGTTCGTCATTGCCCCCTGCCACAACTGCTGGGATGCCATCCGCGATCTGGAAGAGGAGTTCGAGATCGGTATCCGTTGGAGCTTCCTGAAGCCGATTCTGATCAAGATGCTGGTTGTTCCGGAACATCTCTTGCCGCAGGAATAAGTCTGTCCAGACAACGGCATGCCGCTTTTATGGCGGCATGCCGCAAACAGAACGGGAGTTGACATATGTTTACAAAGATTCTGTTCGCCACCTCCGGCTCTCCCTGTTGTGATGCCGCAGCGCGTGTCGCGTTCGATTTGGCAGCGCGTTATAATGCCAAACTTTTTGTCTATCATGTGCTGGGTGTTCCAAGCCGTGGCTTCAGTCAGGTCGTTGTTGACGTGAGAACTGGCGAAAAGGTGGAGTTGGACGAGGATTACACATTGTGGGTCAAGGATGAACTCAAAAACACCTATGACCGTCAAATGAAGAGCGGAGTCGATTGCGAGATCGAGACCGCAGTAGGCATTCCTCACCGCGAAGTGCTGCGCAAGGCACGCCAGGAAGATGTGGATCTGATTGTCATGGGTGCCAGCACCACCGGCTGCGAGGCCGATGCCGATGCATATCAGCGTCATTTCGCAGGTTCCACGCTGCAGCGCGTAGCCAAGGCCTCCAAGGCCCCGGTCCTGGTGGTCAACCGTCCGGTGGCCTCTTTTTGGGGCGGGTTCACAAATATTGTCTTCGGTGCGGATTTTTCCAAGGCATCCGAGCATGCCTTCAAGTTCGCGCTCAACACGGCCAAGGAACTGGATGCCAAGCTGCATGTTTTCCATGCCATCGATATCGGCTCTACCCACAGCCTCATTTCCCAGAAGGACCTCGACGACCAGATGATCGAGGCCAGGGACCGGATGCGCCGCAAATATCTCATCCAGACCGGCGATTTCAAGAATGTCACGGCCGATATCTGGGAAGGCATCCCGTATGTCGAAATCGTCAAGTACGCCCGTGAGAAGCAGGCCGACCTGATCATCATGGCGCACCATTCCAAGGACGTCAGCGATGAGGCCTCCGCCTTTGGCCATACTCTGGAGCAGGTGCTGCTGCGCGCAACCTGTCCCGTGGCTTCGGTCAATCGTCCGGATAAAATTCAAACTGTATAACGTGTAATCGTGATTGGGGGTGTAAGATGGGCAAGAAGATTCTGATCATTGATGACGATCCCAATATCGTCACGTATCTGGAAGACATTTTTCAGGACGCAGGCTACGCGACCTGCAAGGCTTCCGATGGAGCCGACGCACTGGCCGTGGTCAAGGAAGAGAAGCCCGATTTGATTACTTTGGATCTGGAGATGCCAAAGGAATGGGGTCCTCGTTTTTACCGGGAGTTGAGCCAGGACGATGAATGCAGCAACATTCCGGTAATTGTCATCAGCGGCCTGTCCGGCAACAAGTACGCAATACAGAAAGCCGTGGCTTCCTTCACCAAGCCTTTCGATCGCGAAGAACTCCTCAAAGTCATCAAGGAAACAATTGGTTAGCCGCAACTCAAACTTGAAAAACCCTTGCTCGGCCGCCTAGGTGAAGCGAGCAAGGGTTTTTTGTGGCAAAACATATGCATGACATCGTAATTTCCGAATCCATCGTGATCATAACCCAGGATCCTGAGCACGGGAGGGTCCTGGCGCATATTCTGAACGAATATGGCTATCAGCCCTCCAATTGCGATTATGACGACGCTCTTGTCACCGTTGGCGTGGTGCGACCGCGTCTTGCGGTCATGGGGATCTGTGATTGCAAGCTTGGCCAGGCATTGCTGCGGCAGCTTCGTGCCGGCTATCCTGAAGTGCGTTTCATTGTCCTGGTTCCGCAAGGCGAATACGAGTTGGGTCTGGATTTTCTGGCCGACGGAGCTTCGGATTTTCTTTACAAACCGGTGTCGGAGCGTGCCTTGCGCGTGACACTCGACCGGGCCCTGACTTTTCTCGACCTGCAGCAGGAGAACGGGGTCCTCAGAGAAAAAGGCAAGATACTCGAATCAAGTCATCAGCTTTGCCGCCAGCTCTTCGATGAAGTGCCGTGCTACATCTCGGTGCAGAACAGGGACCGCCGCATCGTGAGGGCGAACAGGCAGTTCAAACTGGATTTCGGCTCCTGCCTGGGTGAGCGCTGCTATGAAATCTACAAGCACCGCACCCATCCCTGTCCGCAGTGTCCCGTGGAGGAGACTTTTCGCGACGGCATGGTGCACCAGACCGAAGAGGTGGTCACCACGCGCAGCGGTCAGCAGAAGATCGTGCTGACCCTGACCGCACCCTTGCGTAACGAGAAGGGCGAGATCCATGAAGTCATGGAACTTGCCACGGACATTACCCAGATCCGCGAGTTGCAGGACCGCCTGACCTCGCTTGGACTTTTCATAGGTTCCATTTCGCACGGCGTACGCGGCATGCTTACCGCCCTCGACGGCGGTCTGTACCGCCTGGAAAAGGGCATCATGAACAATGACATGGAGCTTGTTGCCAACGGCGCCGAGCGCGTCAAGCTGATGATATCCCGGATTCGCAATTCCGTTCTGGAGATGCTTTACTACTCCAAGGACAGGGGCCTCAATATCCAGCTCATCGATGTGCGGAGTTTCGGTGACGGGGTGGCCAACTTTGTCGAGCCCAAGGCCACCAAAGACGATGTCAGGTTCCAAAAGGAATTTCATGGTGAGCTTGGGCGTTTTGAGATCGATCCCGAGGTCATCTCCGCCGGTCTGGTCAACATTCTCGAAAACGCAGTGGACGCGTGCATAGAGGATGAATCCAAGGAGCGGCATATTGTTTCTTTTCTGATTGAAGGAAGCAAAGACAAGGTTTCGTTCATCATTCGAGACAACGGGCCTGGAATTGACCGTTCCACACAGGAAAAAATGTTTTCCATGTTTTTCTCTTCCAAGGGCAGCAAGGGGACGGGGCTTGGGCTTTATATCGCAAGTGATGTCGTTCATCAGCACGGTGGAGAGATTCACGTCGATTCGACGCCTGGTGAAGGAACTGAATTTCGGGTGGATTTGCCCAGAAAGTATGTGCGAGTGGAAAATGGGGCAAATGGCGGCCAGAACGAGTCCGGAAAATCCGATGGCAACGGCTAGATCTTGAAAATTTGGAGGACCACATGCGCTTGACCACGCGAAGCCGGTATGGAACTCGACTGCTGCTCGATATTGCCCTGAATCAGGCCAAGGGTTGGGTCAACACGACAGACATCGCCAGACGGCAGAATATTTCACAGAAATATATTGAAAAATTGATCACTGGGCTTCGACGCGGGGGGCTCATCGAGAGCAAGAGAGGTCCTTTCGGCGGTCACAAGCTGGCCAAGCCAGCCATGGATGTCACGGTCGGCGACGTGGTCCGCGCCCTGGAAGAGAAAGTGGCCCTGACCCAGTGCGCCGAGGGGGAACCCATTTGCGGAGAATGTTCCCTGGCGGGCGAGTGCGTGACGCAGTTTGTCTGGATAGAAGCCAGCAACGTACTCATGCAGACTCTTGATTCCTACCGTCTTGGGGAGTTGATTGCCCGCAAGGGTTAAAAAGCGTCTTTTCACAGCGTTCAAGGCCGCAAGCCGTCCATATGGAACGGCTTGCGGCTTTTTGTCATTTTCCTGTTTTTTGCAGGACAAGCTCGCTTCGGCTGCGCTTGGGCACGTAGTGCACACCGGCTTCGTCCCGGTAATACTTGACCGAGCCGTCCGCAGGCATCTCCACGATGCGCACGTCTTCGACGGGTTTGCCAAGGGCCAGCACCAGACCAATCTCGATCTCCGGCGGCAGGGCAAAGTGCATGCGCAGCTTGTCGCGGTCAATTGCCCCGACCATGCATCCGCCCAGCCCTTTCTCAACCGCTCCAAGCAGCATTGTCTGGGCCATGATCCCCAGATCGAATTTGGCGAAATCCCAATCCTTGGCCGTGTTGAGCATTATGATATAGGCTGAGGGCCGTTCCGTTGGCGCGGGGCCATCCCAATCCTTCAGGTAGGCGGCCCATTTCAGGCAGTCGAAGATGGCTTGGTTGTCTTGTGGCGCGGTGCTCAAAATGAAGCGCAAGGGCTGCTTGTTCGCTGCTGAGGGACATATCCCGGCGAGATCCACAAGCTCTTCCAGGGTCGCCATGGAGATGGCGGCGGAGTTGTCGAATCTGCGGTAGCTGCGGTTTTTGAGGGCAAGATTTTTGAGCATGGGGGCCTCCTTAAATGCCGATGATTTTATGAGTGCGGACTATGTATCGTAGATACCCTCAAAGCGGGCTTTATAAGCTTGAAACGTGCCATCCTCGATGGCCTTTCTGGCATCCGTGACCACGGTCAGGAAAAATGCCAGGTTGTGGATGGTGTTGAGACGATATGACAGAATCTCCTGTGCCTGATAAAGGTGGCGCAGATAGGCCCTGCTGAAGTTGCGGCAGGTGTAGCAGGAACATTCGGGGTCGAGGGGGCTGTCGTCTTCGGTGTATTGGGCCCGTTTGATGTTGACCTTGCCCTGGGAAGTGAAAAGGGTGCCGTTGCGGGCGTTTCGGGTGGGCATGACGCAGTCGAACATGTCGATGCCGGCGTCGATGCCGCGTACGATATCGAGCGGAGTGCCAACGCCCATCAGGTAGCGGGGTTTGTCCGCTGGCAGTAGCGGGGCGCTGTGGTAGAGGATGTCCATCATCTCGGGTTTGGATTCTCCGACACTGAGGCCCCCCAGGGCGTAGCCGTCGAAAGGGATGTCCAGGAGCTGGCGGATGCTTTCTTCCCGCAGGTCCTTGAAGAATCCGCCCTGACCGATGCCGAAGAGGAGCTGGTCGCCGCTGCCCTCGGGGTACGCGGCGCGGCAACGGGCGGCCCAGCGCGTGGTCAGCCCCAATGATTTTTTGGTGTATTCGTGGTC carries:
- a CDS encoding nitroreductase, whose product is MLKNLALKNRSYRRFDNSAAISMATLEELVDLAGICPSAANKQPLRFILSTAPQDNQAIFDCLKWAAYLKDWDGPAPTERPSAYIIMLNTAKDWDFAKFDLGIMAQTMLLGAVEKGLGGCMVGAIDRDKLRMHFALPPEIEIGLVLALGKPVEDVRIVEMPADGSVKYYRDEAGVHYVPKRSRSELVLQKTGK
- a CDS encoding tRNA guanosine(34) transglycosylase Tgt gives rise to the protein MHIGKFNIHSTDGKARAGELHTAHGVIPTPIFMPVGTQGTVKAVCPQDLKDLGARIILGNTYHLCMRPGDEMIARRGGLHKFMNWDRPILTDSGGFQVFSLSVLRKLSEDGVAFSSHIDGSKHFFSPEKAISIQKNLGSDIMMVLDECVPYGADHEYTKKSLGLTTRWAARCRAAYPEGSGDQLLFGIGQGGFFKDLREESIRQLLDIPFDGYALGGLSVGESKPEMMDILYHSAPLLPADKPRYLMGVGTPLDIVRGIDAGIDMFDCVMPTRNARNGTLFTSQGKVNIKRAQYTEDDSPLDPECSCYTCRNFSRAYLRHLYQAQEILSYRLNTIHNLAFFLTVVTDARKAIEDGTFQAYKARFEGIYDT
- a CDS encoding histidine kinase encodes the protein MHDIVISESIVIITQDPEHGRVLAHILNEYGYQPSNCDYDDALVTVGVVRPRLAVMGICDCKLGQALLRQLRAGYPEVRFIVLVPQGEYELGLDFLADGASDFLYKPVSERALRVTLDRALTFLDLQQENGVLREKGKILESSHQLCRQLFDEVPCYISVQNRDRRIVRANRQFKLDFGSCLGERCYEIYKHRTHPCPQCPVEETFRDGMVHQTEEVVTTRSGQQKIVLTLTAPLRNEKGEIHEVMELATDITQIRELQDRLTSLGLFIGSISHGVRGMLTALDGGLYRLEKGIMNNDMELVANGAERVKLMISRIRNSVLEMLYYSKDRGLNIQLIDVRSFGDGVANFVEPKATKDDVRFQKEFHGELGRFEIDPEVISAGLVNILENAVDACIEDESKERHIVSFLIEGSKDKVSFIIRDNGPGIDRSTQEKMFSMFFSSKGSKGTGLGLYIASDVVHQHGGEIHVDSTPGEGTEFRVDLPRKYVRVENGANGGQNESGKSDGNG